One genomic region from Bacteroidales bacterium encodes:
- a CDS encoding MFS transporter: MTTKSVQYKGNDKLLFGIILGVLAFWLFAQTTLNINVDMAKDLGMESSMMNIAVSITSLFSGIFIVVFGGLADKIGRVKMVKYGFYFSIIGSLLVGFTPVGGAASAVLILGRIFQGLSGAAIMPASLALVKAYWEGAERQRAISLWSMGSWGGSGFAALFGGLMVGIGWRYIFFAAAAISLIGLLMIKDTPESKAEVTDNKKTDFGGIITFMLSMIGLQLLISKGSEFGWTSPLGLTLIVVTVVFALLFFKIEKGKDGAFIDFKLFNNLTFTGATISNFMLNGTAGMLIVSLALLQVGGNLTAKTAGLLTLGYAISIVLFIRVGEKLLQRFGARKPMIWGSLIVGVAIILLMFTNVMTDTYKILAIISYTLFGIGLAFYATPSTDAALSNLPESQAGSGSGIYKMASSLGAAFGVAISAGVFATLNVGDNITWMDGVLTFVGRQDNVAIRQAATIALGVNLMMIIMAIVSIMITIPKSGGKLKKDK, translated from the coding sequence ATGACAACAAAATCGGTTCAATACAAAGGGAATGATAAACTTTTGTTTGGTATTATTTTGGGAGTGTTAGCCTTCTGGCTTTTTGCCCAAACAACGCTCAATATCAATGTGGATATGGCGAAAGACCTAGGCATGGAATCATCGATGATGAATATTGCAGTGTCGATAACATCGCTGTTTTCGGGAATTTTTATTGTGGTGTTTGGTGGCTTGGCTGATAAAATCGGTCGCGTAAAGATGGTAAAGTACGGATTTTACTTTAGCATTATCGGATCGCTGTTGGTTGGATTTACGCCTGTAGGCGGTGCTGCAAGTGCAGTATTGATATTAGGACGTATTTTTCAAGGACTCTCCGGAGCAGCAATTATGCCTGCAAGTTTGGCTCTCGTAAAAGCCTATTGGGAGGGAGCTGAACGCCAACGTGCAATTAGTCTCTGGTCAATGGGTTCGTGGGGAGGTTCGGGTTTCGCTGCACTTTTCGGTGGATTGATGGTAGGTATAGGATGGCGCTATATTTTCTTTGCTGCGGCAGCTATATCGCTTATAGGATTGTTGATGATAAAAGATACACCCGAAAGCAAAGCAGAAGTAACAGACAATAAAAAAACCGACTTTGGTGGAATTATTACCTTTATGTTATCGATGATTGGCTTGCAACTTCTGATAAGCAAAGGTTCGGAGTTTGGCTGGACAAGTCCATTAGGACTGACTCTTATCGTGGTAACGGTGGTGTTTGCGCTTCTGTTCTTCAAAATTGAAAAAGGGAAAGATGGTGCGTTTATCGACTTCAAGCTCTTTAACAACTTAACTTTCACAGGTGCTACAATATCTAACTTTATGCTTAACGGAACTGCGGGAATGTTAATTGTTTCGCTTGCATTGTTACAAGTGGGAGGAAATCTTACGGCAAAAACAGCAGGACTTCTTACTCTCGGTTATGCAATCTCTATTGTGCTCTTTATCCGCGTGGGAGAAAAGTTGTTGCAACGTTTTGGAGCTCGCAAACCGATGATTTGGGGGTCGCTTATAGTGGGCGTTGCCATTATTCTGTTGATGTTTACCAACGTGATGACTGATACGTACAAGATTTTAGCTATTATATCTTATACACTTTTCGGTATAGGATTAGCATTTTACGCAACACCTTCAACAGATGCGGCACTCTCTAACTTGCCAGAATCACAAGCTGGTTCAGGCTCGGGAATTTATAAAATGGCATCATCGCTTGGAGCGGCATTTGGTGTAGCTATTTCAGCCGGGGTCTTTGCAACACTAAACGTGGGAGATAATATCACTTGGATGGACGGTGTGCTTACTTTTGTTGGCAGACAAGATAACGTGGCAATCCGTCAAGCTGCAACCATTGCATTAGGTGTAAACTTGATGATGATTATAATGGCAATTGTAAGTATTATGATTACTATTCCTAAATCCGGAGGAAAACTTAAGAAAGATAAATAA